A region of Streptomyces sp. WMMC500 DNA encodes the following proteins:
- a CDS encoding choice-of-anchor M domain-containing protein → MGARRNVRWTAAGIVGSVALAAAGTPAAVAGPAAPGGGSGSGGAADVVLSLDEGTLTLGLGPGARDAGDGGTADLELGPESGTTVPEDSAYGFLGRPGAPVWVLDGAVAGDAGAPRWDTSGVPADALADGAEGAVEWALTGVEGPGDVAVFEPLAAGADGSAGAGSDAGDPAEDAQRPRVLFDSSDGLPDGRALPAADTGELAWAFDEPGEYRITSEATADLASGESATASAEWTVRVTPRDTGSPAPPPASPDPAPPAGDGARPGAAPGGAGAAAGSGGSRTADSAGTLQSDIATEKVVIDDGHVDAIAGRMVNGRLRTLFKDSRNPGDIVWREPSSVVMHVVPEAKEKVPAGGGYDFLGEAGGDFWLVPQVQKPGVVWAGWNTESLDGGDLNGPVDMALTKVSGPGELAIWSTAGLGGAEVLYNSRDGLPDDREVGLGVHAHANWGFSKEGVYKVTFRLSGEKPNGQATSDTRTYTFAVGDVDPGTVNPGGGSGDGSGTGGPGGGSGSGADGGGSSDPGGSDGGGGSMAHTGGAPVGALAAGAGALVLGGAAAVALGRIRPRTVSAAGGDAAS, encoded by the coding sequence ATGGGAGCAAGAAGGAACGTCCGCTGGACCGCCGCCGGCATCGTGGGTTCCGTGGCTCTGGCCGCGGCGGGTACTCCCGCGGCGGTCGCGGGCCCCGCGGCGCCCGGCGGGGGCAGCGGCTCCGGCGGCGCGGCAGACGTCGTGTTGTCCCTCGACGAGGGCACGTTGACCCTCGGTCTCGGCCCGGGGGCACGGGACGCCGGCGACGGCGGGACGGCGGACCTCGAACTCGGCCCCGAGTCCGGGACCACCGTGCCCGAGGACTCCGCCTACGGCTTCCTGGGCCGGCCCGGCGCCCCGGTGTGGGTCCTGGACGGCGCGGTGGCCGGCGACGCCGGTGCGCCGCGGTGGGACACGTCCGGCGTACCGGCGGACGCGCTCGCGGACGGTGCCGAGGGCGCCGTGGAGTGGGCGTTGACCGGGGTGGAGGGGCCGGGGGACGTGGCCGTCTTCGAGCCGCTCGCGGCCGGCGCGGACGGCTCGGCCGGCGCGGGCTCCGACGCCGGTGACCCGGCCGAGGACGCACAGCGGCCGCGGGTGCTGTTCGACAGCAGTGACGGGCTGCCGGACGGCCGGGCGCTGCCCGCCGCCGACACCGGGGAACTGGCCTGGGCGTTCGACGAGCCCGGGGAGTACCGCATCACCTCCGAGGCGACGGCCGACCTCGCCTCGGGGGAGTCGGCGACGGCCAGTGCGGAGTGGACGGTACGGGTGACGCCGCGGGACACCGGTTCCCCGGCCCCTCCTCCGGCCTCCCCCGATCCGGCCCCGCCCGCCGGTGACGGCGCACGTCCGGGCGCGGCCCCAGGCGGTGCGGGGGCTGCCGCGGGCTCCGGCGGCTCCCGTACCGCCGACTCGGCGGGCACGCTTCAGTCGGACATCGCGACCGAGAAGGTGGTGATCGACGACGGGCACGTCGACGCGATCGCCGGCCGCATGGTGAACGGCAGGCTGCGCACGCTGTTCAAGGACAGCCGCAATCCGGGGGACATCGTCTGGCGTGAGCCGTCCTCGGTGGTCATGCACGTCGTCCCCGAGGCGAAGGAGAAGGTTCCCGCAGGCGGCGGCTACGACTTCCTGGGCGAGGCGGGCGGCGACTTCTGGCTCGTACCCCAGGTGCAGAAGCCGGGCGTCGTGTGGGCGGGGTGGAACACGGAGTCCCTGGACGGCGGTGACCTGAACGGTCCGGTCGACATGGCGTTGACCAAGGTCAGCGGCCCGGGTGAGCTGGCGATCTGGTCGACCGCCGGGCTGGGCGGCGCGGAGGTGCTGTACAACTCCCGGGACGGGCTGCCGGACGACCGCGAGGTCGGCCTCGGGGTGCACGCGCACGCCAACTGGGGCTTCAGCAAGGAGGGTGTCTACAAGGTCACGTTCCGGCTGAGCGGTGAGAAGCCGAACGGGCAGGCGACCTCGGACACCCGCACGTACACCTTCGCGGTGGGCGACGTCGACCCGGGCACGGTGAACCCGGGCGGCGGCAGCGGCGACGGGAGCGGAACCGGCGGGCCGGGCGGCGGCTCCGGCAGTGGCGCGGACGGCGGCGGTTCCTCGGATCCGGGTGGATCCGACGGCGGTGGCGGCAGCATGGCGCACACCGGCGGTGCCCCGGTCGGAGCGCTGGCAGCGGGTGCGGGCGCGCTCGTGCTCGGCGGCGCGGCGGCCGTCGCCCTCGGCCGGATACGCCCGCGTACGGTGTCCGCGGCCGGCGGTGACGCCGCGTCATGA
- a CDS encoding choice-of-anchor M domain-containing protein, with protein sequence MRATNRPVRVLAALVLAAAGLVSVGAAGGGDGDAAPVTPPAASVAASAAGDVVDERTVIDRGHVDAVAPRLVDGEFRTLLKDSREPANVIWREPTSVVMHLTPAGRQTIPDPAGGLAYIGEPGDVFHLIPQAQDPEVLWAGWNTEEFAAADLDGRLKLSLDEVEGPGSLVVWAWSTFGEPLPRFDTRDGLPDGYDVPGGTHEHANWAFTEEGVYRMTFTFSATLASGEEVSDSQVFTMAVGDIDPDDVTLPGDGGGSSDGGTSDGGTTDGGTTDGGADDGGTSDGGSGGDGGSSDGGTADGGSGGTTDAGSSDGGSSGGGTSGSSGGVTAAGASVGEGTDGGGSSGGDTGAAGVAGGSDGGAAKGGGLASTGSAGVLPLAVASAALIAVGAGGFVYVNRRRARPAGGDVAADTARA encoded by the coding sequence ATGAGAGCAACCAATCGGCCGGTCCGGGTGCTTGCGGCCCTGGTCCTGGCCGCGGCCGGGCTGGTGTCGGTCGGCGCCGCGGGCGGCGGTGACGGGGATGCTGCACCCGTCACGCCGCCCGCGGCGTCTGTGGCCGCGTCGGCTGCCGGAGACGTGGTGGACGAGCGCACCGTCATCGACAGGGGACATGTGGACGCGGTCGCGCCGCGTCTGGTGGACGGTGAGTTCCGCACCCTGCTGAAGGACAGCCGCGAGCCCGCCAACGTGATCTGGCGCGAGCCGACTTCGGTGGTCATGCACCTCACCCCTGCGGGCAGGCAGACGATCCCCGACCCGGCCGGAGGGCTGGCGTACATCGGTGAGCCCGGTGATGTCTTCCACCTGATCCCGCAGGCGCAGGATCCGGAGGTGCTGTGGGCGGGGTGGAACACCGAGGAGTTCGCCGCCGCCGACCTGGACGGCCGCCTGAAGCTGTCCCTGGACGAGGTGGAGGGCCCGGGCTCGCTCGTCGTCTGGGCGTGGTCGACGTTCGGTGAGCCGCTGCCCAGGTTCGACACCCGCGACGGCCTGCCGGACGGCTACGACGTGCCGGGCGGTACGCATGAGCACGCCAACTGGGCCTTCACGGAGGAGGGCGTGTACCGGATGACGTTCACCTTCTCCGCGACGCTCGCCTCCGGTGAGGAGGTCTCCGACAGCCAGGTCTTCACCATGGCGGTCGGCGACATCGATCCGGACGACGTGACGTTGCCCGGTGACGGCGGCGGCTCCTCAGATGGCGGCACTTCGGACGGCGGCACCACGGACGGTGGCACCACGGACGGCGGCGCAGACGACGGCGGCACCTCCGACGGCGGGTCCGGCGGCGACGGTGGCTCTTCCGACGGCGGCACCGCCGACGGGGGCTCCGGCGGCACGACGGACGCCGGAAGCAGTGACGGTGGCTCTTCCGGCGGCGGCACGAGCGGGAGTTCCGGCGGCGTCACCGCGGCCGGCGCCTCCGTCGGTGAGGGTACGGACGGCGGTGGCTCCTCCGGGGGCGACACGGGAGCCGCAGGGGTGGCCGGCGGCAGCGACGGCGGGGCGGCCAAGGGCGGCGGGCTTGCCAGCACCGGATCCGCCGGGGTGCTTCCGCTGGCGGTGGCCAGCGCGGCGCTCATCGCCGTGGGGGCCGGAGGTTTCGTCTACGTCAACCGCAGAAGGGCGCGTCCCGCCGGCGGTGACGTGGCCGCGGACACGGCACGCGCCTGA
- a CDS encoding choice-of-anchor M domain-containing protein: MNMRSKLVVSLGALGLAFVAGPGTAQAAEPVTLSTGHVDVLDVELHVDHFHIHLKHDADGGPVSYDPGEVVLHAVPESETTVPDDERFAFLGNPGDPVWILPQTHNPDVLFAGLSAEGVEPGATRGDAVSFTLTDLQGPGDFSVFDVGTAGSPEIRFDSGDGLPDVTEVAAGGHEHMNWAFEEPGDYTATIEVATTLLDGTVVTSPPYELTFKVGA, from the coding sequence ATGAACATGCGCTCAAAGCTCGTCGTCTCGCTCGGCGCCCTGGGACTGGCGTTCGTCGCCGGCCCGGGCACCGCGCAGGCGGCCGAACCCGTCACCCTCTCCACCGGCCACGTCGACGTCCTCGACGTCGAACTGCACGTCGACCACTTCCACATCCACCTCAAGCACGACGCGGACGGCGGGCCGGTCTCGTACGACCCCGGCGAGGTCGTCCTGCACGCCGTGCCCGAGTCCGAGACCACCGTGCCCGACGACGAGCGGTTCGCCTTCCTCGGCAATCCGGGCGATCCCGTCTGGATCCTTCCCCAGACCCACAACCCCGACGTCCTGTTCGCCGGACTCTCGGCCGAGGGAGTCGAGCCCGGAGCCACCCGGGGCGACGCCGTCAGCTTCACCCTGACCGACCTCCAGGGCCCGGGCGACTTCTCGGTCTTCGACGTCGGCACAGCCGGCTCGCCGGAGATCCGCTTCGACAGCGGCGACGGCCTGCCGGACGTCACCGAGGTCGCCGCCGGCGGGCACGAACACATGAACTGGGCCTTCGAAGAGCCGGGCGACTACACCGCCACCATCGAGGTCGCCACGACACTGCTCGACGGCACCGTCGTCACCTCCCCGCCGTACGAGCTGACCTTCAAGGTCGGCGCGTGA
- a CDS encoding class I SAM-dependent methyltransferase, which produces MTVSGRQDDTRRAFDAAAADFTALGRHLWGPIGVATVAAAGIGPGDRVLDACCGAGASALPAAELVGAEGVVDAVDLSDRMIGELRRLSDGLPQVRAHAADVTSWDAGGYDVVQSALGIFFLPDMPAGTERLIGLARPGGRIVFTIWRGDAMAAAGRHLGRAVAAATGNPPPGEREPHLIDRINQADSYAAWLTERGLTGVEVVTHELRVTMTPELAWLVVTGSGYRGAIAALDPGTVADVRERYLGSLRADGVTELDATTLIGAGNAPAGPGRASRA; this is translated from the coding sequence ATGACTGTGTCCGGCCGACAAGATGACACGCGGCGCGCCTTCGACGCCGCCGCCGCCGACTTCACCGCTCTCGGGCGCCATCTGTGGGGACCCATCGGGGTCGCGACCGTGGCGGCCGCCGGGATCGGTCCGGGTGATCGCGTCCTCGACGCCTGTTGCGGTGCCGGCGCATCCGCCCTGCCCGCGGCGGAGCTGGTGGGCGCGGAAGGGGTGGTGGACGCGGTCGACCTGTCGGACCGGATGATCGGTGAGCTGCGCCGGCTGTCGGACGGCCTGCCGCAGGTGCGCGCCCATGCCGCCGACGTGACCTCGTGGGACGCCGGCGGCTACGACGTGGTGCAGTCCGCGCTCGGCATCTTCTTCCTCCCCGACATGCCGGCCGGCACCGAGCGCCTGATCGGGCTGGCCCGCCCCGGCGGCCGGATCGTGTTCACCATCTGGCGCGGGGACGCGATGGCAGCCGCCGGCCGGCACCTCGGCCGGGCCGTGGCCGCGGCCACCGGCAACCCGCCGCCCGGGGAACGAGAGCCACACCTGATCGACCGGATCAACCAGGCCGACAGCTACGCCGCCTGGCTGACCGAGCGCGGCCTGACCGGGGTGGAGGTGGTGACACACGAGCTGCGGGTGACCATGACCCCCGAGCTGGCCTGGCTGGTGGTGACCGGGTCCGGCTACCGGGGCGCCATCGCCGCGCTCGACCCCGGCACCGTGGCAGACGTGCGCGAGCGCTACCTCGGCTCCCTCCGTGCCGACGGGGTCACCGAACTCGACGCCACCACCCTGATCGGCGCCGGCAACGCGCCCGCCGGCCCCGGGCGGGCGAGCCGGGCCTGA
- a CDS encoding class I SAM-dependent methyltransferase: MGPAQETLLIPLYGRAVETRKRHPMARDPRAVEIVEAIDYDFAKFDGDRSLEGSVLRGLIFDHWVAGFLREHPGGTVVEIGAGLNTRFERLDNGACHWVELDLPDSMELRRKLFQESDRRSMIAASVVDDTWAARVREHPAPYFFVAEAVLIYLTEADARGVVGRIRDDFPDATLAFDTWGEWILRNQRRRDQRRRDPLRKMSATLEWACDDPREIESWHPGVTLSAGHTLATPPRAVRTALPLRMRALLPVMRSLPQTRAYRLNLFTLQTSSSSAR, encoded by the coding sequence TTGGGCCCGGCACAGGAGACGCTGCTGATTCCGCTCTACGGACGGGCCGTCGAGACCCGCAAGCGCCATCCGATGGCGAGGGATCCGCGTGCCGTGGAGATCGTCGAAGCGATCGACTACGACTTCGCCAAGTTCGACGGAGACCGGAGTCTCGAGGGTTCGGTCCTGCGCGGGTTGATCTTCGATCACTGGGTCGCCGGTTTCCTGCGTGAGCATCCGGGGGGCACGGTGGTCGAGATCGGCGCGGGGCTGAACACGCGGTTCGAACGGCTCGACAACGGGGCCTGCCACTGGGTCGAACTCGACCTGCCCGACTCCATGGAACTGCGGCGGAAACTGTTCCAGGAGAGCGATCGGCGTTCGATGATCGCCGCCTCCGTCGTGGACGACACGTGGGCCGCCCGCGTACGTGAGCATCCCGCTCCGTACTTCTTCGTCGCCGAGGCGGTGCTGATCTACCTCACCGAGGCCGACGCACGCGGCGTGGTCGGCCGGATCAGGGACGACTTTCCCGACGCCACGCTGGCCTTCGACACCTGGGGCGAGTGGATCCTGCGCAACCAGCGGCGACGGGACCAACGGCGGCGCGACCCGCTGAGGAAGATGTCCGCCACGCTCGAATGGGCCTGCGACGATCCCCGGGAGATCGAGTCGTGGCACCCGGGCGTCACGCTGTCCGCCGGCCACACGCTCGCGACTCCACCCCGGGCCGTGAGAACCGCGCTTCCCCTCCGCATGCGGGCGCTGCTGCCGGTGATGCGTTCTCTCCCACAGACCAGGGCATACCGGCTGAACCTGTTCACCCTGCAGACGTCGTCGAGTTCGGCACGATGA
- a CDS encoding cation:proton antiporter gives MVLIAVFGVALLVAVLLSGLAARSVLSTSLLFLVGGALVSDGFLGLIHITPDSDLVAVTADLALFAVLFTDGMHVSFPALRSAWRNPARALALGMPLAFVGMALVTHFVVGLDWTTSLLVGAVLAPTDPVFASAIVSRKEVPARLRQLLNVESGINDGLALPVVLILIATAGPTGHGAEADLGKIGLELVGGLALGVAAPAVVHWLVRFRLLGPEPRLQPLLPLAVAVILYAVCHLTHSNPYLAAFSAGAVLASLSPEGKSAFEPLGESLTELAKFAALLVFGALLTPELFGDLSFGGYVAAVLAIVLIRPASLLLSLIGTRLDRRERLTAAWFGPKGFASVVYGLLVLQAEVPQGEEAFTLIAVCIAFSIVAHSSTDVPIARMFDVEDLVGLPNETDRAGGHDVPKQRQPGADRARS, from the coding sequence GTGGTACTCATCGCGGTCTTCGGGGTGGCGCTGCTGGTGGCGGTGCTGCTGTCGGGCCTGGCGGCCCGCTCCGTACTCTCCACGTCGCTGCTGTTCCTGGTCGGTGGCGCCCTCGTCAGCGACGGCTTCCTGGGTCTGATCCACATCACGCCGGACAGCGACCTGGTGGCGGTGACCGCCGATCTCGCGCTGTTCGCCGTGCTGTTCACCGACGGCATGCACGTGTCGTTCCCCGCGCTGCGCAGCGCCTGGCGGAACCCCGCCCGCGCACTGGCACTCGGCATGCCGCTGGCCTTCGTCGGTATGGCGCTGGTGACGCACTTCGTGGTGGGACTGGACTGGACGACGTCCCTTCTGGTGGGTGCGGTACTGGCACCGACCGACCCGGTGTTCGCCTCGGCCATCGTGAGCCGCAAGGAAGTACCGGCGCGGCTGCGTCAGTTGCTCAATGTCGAAAGCGGCATCAACGACGGCCTCGCGCTGCCCGTGGTGCTCATCCTGATCGCCACCGCCGGGCCGACCGGGCACGGCGCCGAGGCGGACCTCGGCAAGATCGGCCTGGAACTGGTCGGCGGCCTGGCGCTCGGGGTCGCGGCGCCGGCGGTGGTGCACTGGCTGGTGCGGTTCCGGCTGCTGGGCCCGGAGCCCAGGTTGCAGCCGCTGCTGCCCCTGGCCGTGGCGGTCATCCTGTACGCGGTCTGCCACCTCACCCACTCCAACCCCTACCTGGCGGCGTTCTCCGCCGGCGCGGTCCTCGCGTCCCTCTCCCCGGAGGGCAAGAGTGCGTTCGAGCCGCTGGGGGAGTCACTGACGGAGCTGGCGAAGTTCGCCGCACTGCTGGTCTTCGGGGCGCTGCTGACGCCGGAGCTGTTCGGTGACCTCTCGTTCGGCGGGTACGTGGCGGCGGTGCTGGCCATCGTGCTGATCCGGCCGGCTTCGCTGCTGCTGTCCCTGATCGGGACCCGTCTCGACCGGCGTGAGCGGCTGACCGCCGCCTGGTTCGGGCCGAAGGGCTTCGCGTCGGTGGTCTACGGGCTGCTGGTGCTGCAGGCCGAGGTCCCGCAGGGCGAGGAGGCGTTCACGCTGATCGCGGTCTGCATCGCGTTCTCGATCGTCGCCCACTCCAGTACCGACGTGCCCATCGCCCGCATGTTCGACGTCGAGGACCTCGTCGGCCTGCCGAACGAGACGGACAGGGCTGGGGGCCACGACGTACCGAAGCAGCGGCAGCCGGGAGCGGACCGCGCCCGGTCGTGA
- a CDS encoding pyridoxamine 5'-phosphate oxidase family protein, with amino-acid sequence MSPKQPTAELDARYSAALNPRPGAENVTATDWAEAESRLKAAEVFWITTVRPDGRLHVTPLIAAWHDGALHFSTGPEEQKAKNLAGNDHCALTTGQNSLAGGLDIVVEGTAERVTDRARQDEVIAAFEAQYGDHITSPEGVFHGFGNSIREGKDLLFAVAPGTAYGFGHDGQVFSHTRYTF; translated from the coding sequence ATGTCCCCGAAACAGCCCACGGCCGAACTCGACGCCCGCTACAGCGCCGCCCTCAACCCGCGCCCGGGCGCGGAGAACGTCACCGCCACCGACTGGGCCGAGGCCGAGAGCCGGCTGAAGGCCGCCGAGGTCTTCTGGATCACCACGGTCAGGCCGGACGGCCGGCTGCACGTCACGCCGCTGATCGCCGCCTGGCACGACGGGGCGCTGCACTTCAGCACCGGGCCGGAGGAGCAGAAGGCGAAGAACCTGGCCGGCAACGACCACTGCGCGCTCACCACCGGGCAGAACTCGCTCGCCGGAGGGCTCGACATCGTGGTCGAGGGCACGGCGGAGCGGGTGACGGACCGGGCGCGGCAGGACGAGGTCATCGCCGCGTTCGAGGCGCAGTACGGGGATCACATCACCTCGCCGGAGGGGGTCTTCCACGGCTTCGGGAACAGCATCCGCGAGGGGAAGGACCTGCTGTTCGCGGTGGCACCGGGCACGGCGTACGGCTTCGGGCACGACGGCCAGGTCTTCAGCCACACCCGCTACACGTTCTAG
- a CDS encoding SDR family NAD(P)-dependent oxidoreductase yields the protein MTSVFFVTGASRGLGRAIVEAALAAGHRVVATARRAQALDDLAARYADRVHVEPLDVTDPAAAQAAVAKGHAAFGRLDVVVNNAGQGDRVALEDTDLDVFRRQIETNFLGTVYVTKAALPLLRRQGGGRIIQISSVGGRLGTPGMTAYQSAKWAVGGFSEALAAEVGPLGIRITVVEPGGMRTDWAGASMETPRISAPYDQTVGASARAMKDFEKVANSDPAKVAGLVLRVAGMAEPPLRLLAGSDAFEFGRTAWRQRLEIDDRWEELSRTTDVDGSDTSWQDQRGTSVPDVNA from the coding sequence ATGACCTCGGTATTCTTCGTCACGGGAGCCTCCCGCGGGCTCGGCCGCGCGATCGTCGAGGCCGCCCTGGCGGCCGGACACCGCGTCGTGGCCACCGCCCGTCGCGCGCAGGCACTCGACGACCTGGCCGCCCGGTACGCCGACCGCGTCCACGTCGAGCCCCTCGACGTCACCGACCCCGCCGCGGCGCAGGCCGCCGTGGCGAAGGGGCACGCCGCCTTCGGCCGCCTCGACGTCGTCGTCAACAACGCCGGCCAGGGTGACCGGGTCGCGCTGGAGGACACCGACCTGGACGTGTTCCGGCGGCAGATCGAGACCAACTTCCTCGGCACGGTCTACGTGACCAAGGCCGCTCTTCCGCTGCTGCGCCGGCAGGGCGGTGGCCGGATCATCCAGATCTCCTCGGTGGGCGGGCGGCTCGGCACCCCGGGCATGACGGCGTACCAGTCCGCGAAGTGGGCCGTCGGCGGCTTCAGCGAAGCCCTGGCCGCCGAGGTCGGCCCGCTCGGCATCAGGATCACCGTCGTCGAGCCCGGCGGGATGCGGACGGACTGGGCCGGCGCGTCGATGGAGACGCCGCGGATCAGCGCACCGTACGACCAGACGGTCGGGGCCTCGGCGCGCGCGATGAAGGACTTCGAGAAGGTCGCCAACTCGGACCCCGCCAAGGTGGCGGGTCTCGTCCTCCGGGTCGCCGGGATGGCGGAGCCGCCGCTGCGCCTGCTCGCCGGCAGTGACGCCTTCGAGTTCGGCCGTACGGCATGGCGGCAGCGCCTGGAGATCGACGACCGGTGGGAGGAGCTCAGCCGGACCACCGACGTCGACGGGTCGGACACGTCGTGGCAGGACCAGAGGGGGACGAGCGTGCCCGACGTGAACGCCTGA
- a CDS encoding substrate-binding domain-containing protein, giving the protein MRRILGIVLAVLLIGGVAAAVVSGRDKEDARTATTTVRGVIGSEKAEFFEDPEVVKALADRGFTVRAETAGSWSMRDLPLKEYDFAFPSSSAAADELSRWSKVRGGLVRPFYSPLVVVTHRSTAEVLADNGLATLTGPDRTTGTLRMAEYVRAAQRDTTWQQLKGTSGRQELSGTLFVSSTDPLSSNSGALYLAAASFVANGGTVVADPAGLDRTGGLLRKLVQVQGAQQASSDGPFRDFVSGVGNPLVLVYEQQVAGLLLAKNDPGDLTVLYPDTTVSSDHTVVPVTEEGRRIGELLRTDKRLRALAVRHGFRPQGAAAEFTAATAPYTAYLNQTLTGVRQAPVPTAEVLREMAARARG; this is encoded by the coding sequence GTGAGACGAATTCTGGGAATCGTCCTGGCGGTTCTGCTGATCGGCGGTGTCGCCGCCGCCGTGGTGTCAGGCCGCGACAAGGAGGACGCCCGCACGGCAACGACGACCGTGCGTGGAGTGATCGGATCCGAGAAGGCGGAGTTCTTCGAGGATCCGGAGGTGGTGAAGGCCCTGGCGGACCGGGGCTTCACCGTGCGCGCGGAGACCGCCGGCTCGTGGAGCATGCGGGATCTGCCGCTGAAGGAGTACGACTTCGCGTTCCCGTCCAGTTCGGCGGCGGCCGACGAGCTGAGCCGCTGGTCGAAGGTGCGGGGCGGCCTGGTGCGGCCGTTCTACTCCCCGCTGGTCGTGGTCACCCACCGGAGCACCGCGGAGGTCCTGGCCGACAACGGCCTGGCCACGCTCACCGGCCCTGACCGGACGACAGGCACGCTCCGGATGGCGGAGTACGTGCGCGCCGCGCAACGGGACACGACCTGGCAGCAGTTGAAGGGAACGAGCGGACGGCAGGAGCTGAGCGGCACGCTCTTCGTCTCCAGCACCGACCCGCTCAGCTCCAACTCCGGCGCCCTGTATCTGGCCGCGGCCTCGTTCGTCGCCAACGGGGGCACCGTGGTGGCCGATCCGGCGGGTCTGGACCGCACCGGCGGGCTGCTGCGCAAGCTGGTCCAGGTGCAGGGGGCGCAGCAGGCCAGCTCCGACGGCCCGTTCCGGGACTTCGTCAGCGGCGTGGGCAACCCGCTCGTCCTGGTCTACGAGCAGCAGGTCGCCGGTCTGCTGCTGGCGAAGAACGATCCGGGCGACCTGACGGTCCTCTACCCGGACACCACCGTCTCCAGCGACCACACCGTCGTCCCCGTGACCGAGGAGGGGCGCCGGATCGGCGAACTCCTCCGCACCGACAAGCGGCTGCGCGCGCTCGCCGTACGGCACGGCTTCCGCCCGCAGGGCGCCGCCGCCGAGTTCACCGCGGCCACCGCCCCGTACACCGCCTACCTCAACCAGACCCTGACCGGCGTCCGGCAGGCCCCCGTCCCCACGGCCGAGGTGCTGCGCGAGATGGCGGCCCGGGCCCGCGGCTAG
- a CDS encoding toxic anion resistance protein translates to MTDNETFTLTPPEPVAPIAPERATGLIPLEESVRQELARRAQDYLDRIAGLDARSPEFAERIGEVAALGSGEIRAAAQSSNRMLDRTVRSLPGRGGDAQSRVASSLVELRRTVEDLDPRDTPGKGARRLLSRLPGGNKLRDHVARYASAQGTLQHIVSTLRGGQDELRRDNAALHTERTRLWETIGKLQEAAVLTQALDTAVEQRIADAEATDPAQADALRVDLLFPVRQKHQDLLTQMAVCAQGYLAMDVVRRNNDELIKGVDRAATTTVSALRIAVTLAAALDSQRKVTEQVNALRGTTEELIRGNAEMLATQSGDIQRIAADPAVGAETLREAFQQIYRTLDAIDTYKAQATESMSATVQSLTDELQAASAHLERTRTRGQLEGGGPA, encoded by the coding sequence TTGACCGACAACGAGACCTTCACCCTCACCCCGCCCGAGCCGGTCGCCCCGATCGCGCCGGAGCGGGCCACCGGGCTCATCCCGCTGGAGGAGTCCGTACGGCAGGAGCTGGCGCGCCGCGCCCAGGACTACCTCGACAGGATCGCCGGACTGGACGCCCGCTCACCGGAGTTCGCCGAGCGCATCGGCGAGGTCGCCGCCCTCGGCTCGGGGGAGATCCGCGCCGCCGCCCAGTCCTCCAACCGCATGCTCGACCGCACCGTGCGCAGTCTGCCCGGCCGGGGCGGTGACGCGCAGTCCCGGGTGGCGTCGTCGCTGGTGGAGCTGCGCCGTACGGTCGAGGACCTCGACCCGCGCGACACCCCCGGCAAGGGCGCCCGCCGGCTGCTGTCCCGGCTGCCCGGCGGCAACAAGCTGCGCGACCACGTCGCCCGCTACGCCTCCGCCCAGGGCACCCTGCAGCACATCGTCTCCACCCTGCGCGGCGGCCAGGACGAGCTGCGCCGCGACAACGCGGCCCTGCACACCGAGCGCACCCGGCTGTGGGAGACGATCGGCAAGCTGCAGGAGGCCGCGGTCCTGACGCAGGCCCTGGACACCGCGGTCGAGCAGCGCATCGCCGACGCGGAGGCCACCGATCCGGCGCAGGCCGACGCGCTGCGCGTGGACCTCCTCTTCCCCGTCCGGCAGAAGCACCAGGACCTGCTCACCCAGATGGCGGTGTGCGCCCAGGGCTACCTCGCGATGGACGTGGTCCGGCGCAACAACGACGAGCTGATCAAGGGCGTCGACCGGGCCGCGACCACCACCGTCTCGGCGCTGCGCATCGCGGTGACGCTGGCCGCCGCGCTGGACAGCCAGCGCAAGGTCACCGAGCAGGTCAACGCCCTACGCGGGACGACGGAGGAGCTGATCCGCGGCAACGCGGAGATGCTGGCCACGCAGAGCGGCGACATCCAGCGCATCGCCGCCGACCCGGCGGTGGGGGCGGAGACGCTGCGGGAGGCGTTCCAGCAGATCTACCGGACGCTGGACGCGATCGACACGTACAAGGCGCAGGCCACCGAGTCGATGTCGGCGACCGTGCAGTCCCTGACGGACGAACTCCAGGCGGCGAGCGCCCATCTGGAGCGCACCCGCACCCGCGGCCAGTTGGAAGGCGGCGGTCCCGCGTGA